ATAGATGGAAGGGACTGCTGCAAATGCCCTCTAAGACCTGAGGTGTTAATTTCGATACCGATATTCCGATCGATTGCTTTTTTTAGTATAGCTTCTATTACGTCTTTGTGCTCCTCAAACGTATACATCCCAATAGTTTTGACCGCATAGCGTTTTAATAAGTCTAGGTGTGCAATGACATCTATATCAGCCGTACATACCATTTTATATACTTCTTCAAAATACCCTTGATAAGCAATGCCTGCCGGTACCTGTTTTAGATAGGCACTTAATTTTAGATTATCTATATTATGAACGGATCCTAAAATGAAATCTAAGTTTAATGGTGTCAGTATGCTTTCGTATTTTTCTTTAAGTAAGTGCGGTTCGCACAGTTCAATGCCAGCTTTTATGATTAATTGACTACCAAACTGTTCTTGGCACTCATTAATTTCGGTGAAATAACGATTGAAATCCATATGGCCAAAAGTGGGGGCGAGTGGATTCACTGAAAAGTGTTCTGTGAAGCAAATCTCTTTAATCCCTTTTTCTATGGCAGCCATACAGACATCTTTCATTGAAGCTTTAGAATCGAATGAATGGTTTGTATGATGATGATAATCCATTATGTGCATAAGCTTTGATATCCTCTCGGTGATGACGTTTAACAAATCTTTATATAAATAAGTCTAGCAAATGATATGGAATGTGGCAATGAAGGGGTATTTGCTAGTGGGCACACATAATGAGTCATGAGATAAAAACTTGAAAAAAACACATTATTAAACGTCTTCTAAACCAATCAGTGGTAAAATTGAAGAAGTATTGAGTTATATGTACAACCATAGTATGATGGGTCCTATCAATTATCTTAACAAAAGTGGAGGCACGCATATAATGAAATGTTTTTCGATAGATTTAGACGGAACATTATTAAACTCAAAACATCAAGTATCTAAAGAAAACGTAGAAGCTATATATGAGTTGAAAGCAAGAGGACATGAAGTCATTTTAAACACTGGCCGCGCCTATTCGGATGTCGTTAAAATTGAAGATTTACAAAAACTTGAACTGCCGATTTTCTGTATAAATGGTGCAGTTTTATATACCAAAGACAGAGAACTTTTATACGAAACCACATTGCCTGCCTCAACGTATCAAGAGGTGTTCACAGCATTAAATACACTAGACGTCGGCATACTGGTTTATACCAATTATGGTGGTTTTCCATCCACGCTTCCACCGCTGCACCAAAAAACTGAAGAAGAGT
The Peribacillus sp. FSL H8-0477 genome window above contains:
- a CDS encoding histidinol-phosphatase HisJ family protein, with translation MHIMDYHHHTNHSFDSKASMKDVCMAAIEKGIKEICFTEHFSVNPLAPTFGHMDFNRYFTEINECQEQFGSQLIIKAGIELCEPHLLKEKYESILTPLNLDFILGSVHNIDNLKLSAYLKQVPAGIAYQGYFEEVYKMVCTADIDVIAHLDLLKRYAVKTIGMYTFEEHKDVIEAILKKAIDRNIGIEINTSGLRGHLQQSLPSMDVLSLYHQLGGEILTLGSDSHFVKDVGANLEDAAAMAKQCGFTHVYKFENRIPMKIELT